One genomic window of Prochlorococcus marinus str. NATL2A includes the following:
- a CDS encoding alpha/beta hydrolase, with protein MRTNSFIKKLVVLGTVGSLLAPYCFYPKLQAAERFEIHFDGMSIPISIKELIDWSNGAEEKNSELASWLNLLGFKERKGLAKFLSTPLVRDKSMARQILRSWSGRKLLDEVSDLILMDEDSSGESVLDTLEKLLNEKDEVTTFDLLNSLSVKAIHIDLDGWIEVANNWRSELNKQQKLITDLVSTNDLSVKREEMNVLPLEIKETEYELFSLTVSHRKEPLILEVWNPSFRKKNRKNWVLLMPGLGGDRNHFNWLARSLSHNGWPVVVLDHPGSDSLALEALVKGRLPLPGAEIIPERLNDIDSILKAKKSGTIDLSAENVVLMGHSLGALTAILASGVKIDDQLENRCQEVLDNLSLSNLSSLLQCQLIDITLSDTKGIENLSAIVGMNSFGSFLWPKNLENKINIPLFLTGGTFDLVTPSISEQLGLMLALSSSPLSRVLLIERASHFSPIRVEGQMNQSKGKDLFNLGESIVGYHPLSVQSLLAFEIINFLEKLEENKTVPLNTNLTKGELKFHILDSNIIEQLINIQ; from the coding sequence TTGAGAACAAATTCATTCATTAAAAAATTAGTTGTTCTTGGAACAGTTGGAAGCTTACTAGCTCCTTATTGTTTTTATCCAAAACTTCAAGCAGCAGAGAGATTTGAAATTCATTTCGATGGAATGTCCATCCCAATTTCGATAAAAGAATTGATTGATTGGAGTAATGGTGCAGAGGAAAAAAATTCTGAATTAGCTAGTTGGCTTAATTTACTTGGCTTTAAGGAAAGGAAAGGTTTGGCAAAGTTTTTAAGTACACCGTTGGTAAGAGATAAAAGTATGGCAAGACAAATTTTGAGAAGTTGGTCAGGACGAAAATTGCTTGATGAAGTAAGTGATCTAATACTTATGGATGAAGACAGCTCTGGCGAAAGTGTTCTCGATACTCTAGAAAAACTTTTAAATGAAAAAGATGAGGTGACAACTTTTGATCTTTTAAATTCTCTTTCTGTTAAAGCAATTCACATTGATTTGGATGGGTGGATTGAAGTAGCTAATAATTGGAGAAGTGAGTTAAACAAACAACAGAAACTCATAACTGATTTAGTCTCAACTAATGATTTATCAGTTAAGAGAGAGGAAATGAATGTTTTACCTCTTGAAATAAAAGAAACCGAATATGAATTATTTTCCTTAACTGTTTCTCATCGAAAAGAGCCTTTGATTTTAGAGGTTTGGAACCCATCTTTTAGGAAGAAAAATAGAAAAAATTGGGTTCTTTTAATGCCTGGTTTAGGAGGAGATCGTAATCATTTTAATTGGCTTGCAAGAAGTCTTAGTCACAATGGTTGGCCTGTTGTTGTCTTGGATCATCCAGGTAGTGACTCATTAGCATTGGAAGCCTTGGTAAAAGGAAGACTACCTTTACCAGGTGCTGAAATAATTCCTGAACGTTTGAACGATATCGATAGCATCCTCAAGGCAAAAAAATCAGGAACAATTGATTTATCGGCAGAGAATGTTGTCTTGATGGGGCATTCGTTAGGAGCTCTCACAGCTATTTTGGCTTCAGGAGTAAAAATAGATGACCAACTTGAAAATAGATGTCAAGAGGTCCTTGATAATCTTTCTCTTTCTAATTTATCTTCACTTTTACAATGTCAACTAATAGATATTACTTTGTCAGATACTAAAGGTATAGAAAATCTTTCAGCTATTGTTGGTATGAACAGTTTTGGGAGTTTTTTGTGGCCAAAAAATTTAGAAAATAAAATAAATATTCCTCTTTTCCTTACAGGAGGAACTTTTGATTTAGTTACTCCTTCTATTAGTGAACAACTAGGATTAATGCTTGCTTTGAGTTCAAGCCCATTAAGTAGAGTTCTTTTAATTGAGAGAGCTAGCCATTTTTCACCTATTAGAGTAGAGGGACAAATGAATCAGTCTAAAGGTAAGGATTTATTTAATCTAGGAGAATCAATAGTTGGATATCATCCACTTTCTGTTCAGAGCTTATTAGCTTTTGAGATCATCAACTTCCTAGAAAAATTAGAAGAGAATAAAACAGTCCCTTTGAATACGAATTTAACTAAAGGCGAGCTTAAGTTTCATATCTTAGACAGTAATATAATTGAACAACTTATCAATATTCAGTAA